From a single Capsicum annuum cultivar UCD-10X-F1 chromosome 12, UCD10Xv1.1, whole genome shotgun sequence genomic region:
- the LOC107851008 gene encoding lipoyl synthase, chloroplastic → MPCSSSSPVFSQIFSSNSNGSIKKPGRIQNGGNLTRPVSCGSLKLTPNSPLSNGSISAGGIELYTVRNSAVKKPGRFSRNGSTRSMSCGSMKLTPNSTLSNGSMSPGGMELYSVRYPAVKKPGRVRQSGRIGSTRQPVSCESLKLTPNSPVLNGSGSVYTGRDPNVKKPGWLRQKAPQGEKYEEVKETLSGLKLHTVCEEAQCPNIGECWNGGGDGIATATIMLLGDTCTRGCRFCAVKTSRNPAPPDPMEPVNTAKAIASWGVDYIVLTSVDRDDIPDGGSGHFAETVKAMKLLKPDIMVECLTSDFRGDLSAVSTLVHSGLDVFAHNIETVKRLQRIVRDPRAGYEQSLSVLKHAKLDKKGMITKTSIMLGLGETDDELKEAMADLRAIDVDILTLGQYLQPTPLHLTVKEFVTPEKFAFWKEYGESIGFRYVASGPLVRSSYRAGELFVKTMVKESARHAQTMSQ, encoded by the exons ATGccttgttcttcatcatctccagtattttctcaaattttttcatCAAATTCAAATGGGTCGATCAAGAAACCGGGTCGGATCCAAAACGGAGGAAATCTGACCCGACCCGTTAGCTGTGGATCACTGAAACTGACACCCAATTCGCCCCTCTCAAATGGGTCGATTTCAGCTGGTGGAATTGAGCTGTATACAGTGAGAAATTCAGCTGTAAAGAAACCGGGTCGGTTCAGTAGAAACGGGTCAACCCGATCCATGAGCTGTGGATCGATGAAGCTGACACCCAATTCGACTCTCTCAAATGGTTCGATGTCGCCTGGCGGAATGGAGCTGTATTCAGTGAGATATCCAGCAGTAAAGAAACCGGGTCGGGTCAGGCAAAGCGGAAGAATCGGGTCGACCCGACAACCCGTTAGCTGTGAATCACTGAAACTGACACCCAATTCGCCAGTCTTAAATGGGTCGGGTTCGGTTTACACTGGTCGAGATCCGAATGTAAAGAAACCGGGTTGGTTAAGGCAAAAAGCACCACAAGGGGAGAAATATGAAGAGGTGAAAGAGACCCTTTCTGGGCTTAAGCTTCACACTGTTTGTGAAGAAGCTCAGTGTCCTAATATTGGAGAGTGTTGGAATGGTGGTGGAGATGGTATTGCTACTGCTACGATTATGCTTCTTGGTGATACTTGTACAAGAGGTTGTAGATTTTGTGCTGTTAAGACTAGTAGAAATCCTGCTCCTCCTGATCCTATGGAACCTGTTAATACTGCTAAAGCTATTGCTAGTTGGGG tgtGGATTACATTGTCTTAACTAGTGTTGATCGTGACGATATACCTGATGGAGGGAGTGGCCACTTTGCTGAAACAGTCAAAGCCATGAAG TTGCTCAAGCCTGATATCATGGTCGAGTGCTTAACTTCTGATTTCCGTGGTGATCTAAGTGCCGTGTCTACTCTAGTTCACTCTGGATTAGACGTTTTTGCACACAACATCGAGACTGTGAAACGACTTCAACGTATTGTTAGAGATCCTAGGGCAGG GTATGAACAAAGTCTATCTGTGCTTAAACATGCAAAACTCGATAAGAAAGGGATGATAACAAAAACCTCTATCATGTTGGGACTTGGTGAAACTGATGATGAGCTGAAGGAAGCCATGGCTGATCTAAGGGCCATAGATGTCGATATTTTGACACTGGGTCAGTATTTACAG CCAACCCCATTACATCTTACCGTCAAAGAATTTGTTACCCCTGAAAAGTTTGCTTTTTGGAAGGAATACGGCGAGTCCATTGGCTTCCGATATGTTGCCAGCGGTCCCTTG GTTCGATCTTCCTACCGAGCAGGAGAACTGTTTGTTAAGACTATGGTGAAAGAGAGTGCCAGACATGCACAAACTATGTCACAATAA
- the LOC107851626 gene encoding reactive oxygen species modulator 1: protein MKRDSCLARVTAGVAVGGAIGGAVGAVYGTYEAVRYKVPGLMKIRYIGQTTLGSAAIFGLFLGAGSLIHCGKSY from the exons ATGAAGAGAGATAGTTGCCTGGCACGTGTGACTGCAGGTGTAGCTGTTGGTGGTGCAATTGGTGGTGCTGTTG GTGCTGTTTATGGGACATATGAGGCTGTTCGATACAAG GTTCCCGGCTTGATGAAAATTCGATACATTGGACAAACTACGCTGGGAAGTGCTGCGATTTTCGGTCTCTTCTTGGGTGCTGGAAGCTTGATACACTGCGGAAAGTCCTATTAA